A single genomic interval of Osmerus eperlanus chromosome 14, fOsmEpe2.1, whole genome shotgun sequence harbors:
- the slc31a2 gene encoding probable low affinity copper uptake protein 2, with translation MSMTFEASSCVTLLFDFWDVHGPAGMVLSVAVVLLLTVFFELLKVSRVWLGHRHQPAPPAFTPPFPNPLFPNAECHDSNAALAPGPSGSSLSSSPSESRLVPAEPLPPSVMNSWVHHGVQALLHVLQVVLAYMLMLCVMSYNTWIFLGVIAGSTLGYFLAFPLLGEM, from the exons ATGTCT ATGACCTTCGAGGCGTCCAGCTGTGTGACCCTGCTGTTTGACTTCTGGGATGTTCACGGACCTGCAG ggATGGTTCTCTCCGTGGCGGTCGTCCTCCTGCTGACGGTGTTCTTCGAGCTGCTCAAGGTGTCCAGGGTGTGGCTGGGGCACCGTCACCAGCCCGCCCCCCCGGCCTTCACACCTCCCTTCCCCAACCCCTTGTTCCCCAACGCAGAGTGCCACGACAGCAATGCCGCGCTGGCCCCCGGACCCTCTGGGTCCTCACTCTCTTCCAGCCCCTCCGAGTCCAGGCTGGTGCCCGCGGAGCCCCTCCCTCCTAGCGTCATGAACAG CTGGGTCCACCACGGCGTCCAGGCGCTGCTCCACGTCCTGCAGGTGGTGCTGGCGTACATGCTGATGCTGTGCGTCATGTCCTACAACACCTGGATCTTCCTGGGGGTCATCGCGGGGTCAACCCTGGGGTACTTCCTCGCGTTCCCTCTCCTGGGTGAGATGTGA